In one Bos mutus isolate GX-2022 chromosome 19, NWIPB_WYAK_1.1, whole genome shotgun sequence genomic region, the following are encoded:
- the TMEM11 gene encoding transmembrane protein 11, mitochondrial, with the protein MAAWGRRRLGPGSGGGGARERVSLSATDCYIVHEIYNGENAQDQFEYELEQALEAQYKYIVIEPTRIGDETARWITVGNCLHKTTVLAGTACLFTPLALPLDYSHYISLPAGVLSLACCTLYGISWQFDPCCKYQVEYDAYRLSRLPLHTLTSSTPVVLVRKDDLHRKRLHNTIALAALVYCVKKIYELCAV; encoded by the exons ATGGCCGCGTGGGGAAGGAGGCGTCTCGGCCCGGGCAGCGGCGGTGGCGGCGCTCGAGAGAG GGTGAGCCTGTCGGCCACAGACTGTTACATTGTACACGAGATCTACAACGGGGAGAACGCCCAAGACCAGTTTGAGTATGAGCTGGAGCAGGCCCTGGAAGCCCAGTACAAGTACATCGTGATCGAGCCCACCCGCATCGGCGACGAGACAGCCCGCTGGATCACCGTGGGCAACTGCCTGCACAAGACCACCGTGCTGGCGGGCACCGCCTGCCTCTTCACCCCGCTGGCGCTGCCCCTGGATTACTCCCACTACATCTCCCTGCCCGCAGGCGTGctgagcctggcctgctgcaccCTCTACGGCATCTCCTGGCAGTTCGACCCCTGCTGCAAGTACCAGGTGGAGTACGACGCCTACAGACTGTCCCGCCTGCCCCTGCACACACTCACCTCGTCCACCCCGGTGGTGCTGGTCCGGAAGGACGACTTGCACAGAAAGAGACTGCACAACACGATAGCGCTGGCGGCCCTGGTGTACTGTGTCAAGAAGATCTACGAGCTCTGCGCGGTATGA
- the NATD1 gene encoding protein NATD1 isoform X1, producing MAQSPAAASPGAPEQGCPIRVEHDRRRRQFTVRLNGCHDRAVLLYEYVGKRIVDLQHTEVPDAYRGRGIAKHLAKEPSPGFCPAGEAEYSGRPGPAALRTQDGEPPAWSLEPEDSRVKHVPLGPLGGPLWS from the exons ATGGCGCAGTCGCCGGCAGCAGCGTCGCCGGGCGCGCCGGAGCAGGGCTGCCCCATCCGCGTGGAGCACGACCGTCGGCGCCGCCAGTTCACCGTCCGGCTCAACG GATGTCACGACCGGGCAGTCCTGCTCTATGAGTATGTGGGCAAGCGGATCGTGGACCTACAGCACACAGAGGTCCCTGACGCCTACCGCGGGCGCGGCATCGCCAAGCACCTGGCCAAG GAACCCTCTCCGGGCTTCTGTCCAGCGGGGGAGGCAGAGTACTCAGGCAGGCCAGGGCCAGCAGCACTTAGGACACAGGATGGAGAGCCGCCTGCATGGAGCCTGGAGCCCGAGGACTCCAGGGTGAAGCATGTTCCTCTAGGTCCCCTGGGGGGCCCTCTGTGGTCATGA
- the NATD1 gene encoding protein NATD1 isoform X2, whose amino-acid sequence MAQSPAAASPGAPEQGCPIRVEHDRRRRQFTVRLNGCHDRAVLLYEYVGKRIVDLQHTEVPDAYRGRGIAKHLAKAALDFVVEEDLRAHVTCWYIQKFVKENPLPQYLERLQP is encoded by the exons ATGGCGCAGTCGCCGGCAGCAGCGTCGCCGGGCGCGCCGGAGCAGGGCTGCCCCATCCGCGTGGAGCACGACCGTCGGCGCCGCCAGTTCACCGTCCGGCTCAACG GATGTCACGACCGGGCAGTCCTGCTCTATGAGTATGTGGGCAAGCGGATCGTGGACCTACAGCACACAGAGGTCCCTGACGCCTACCGCGGGCGCGGCATCGCCAAGCACCTGGCCAAG GCCGCTCTGGACTTTGTGGTGGAGGAGGACCTGAGAGCCCATGTCACGTGCTGGTACATCCAGAAGTTCGTCAAGGAGAACCCTCTACCGCAGTACCTGGAGCGCCTGCAGCCATAG